The Cryptococcus gattii WM276 chromosome D, complete sequence region GATGGTAGCGACCTCTTTGATACCTCTCTGAGAAGCCCAGAAGGCAAGAGCAGCAAAGACAAGTACGACACCAATGTCAGACCAGACGATCTGCCAGTACTGGCTGGCCTTGAAGATAAATGAGCGAGGTGAAAAGTGATTGGTCATGTTGGGGTAATGGAGCTGGCCAGAAGCGTTGCGGATAAGGTACATAGGCCAGCCGAAAAGTTGTTGAAGGAACAGGTTGTAGCATACCACAATAGGAGAGTCCTCGAGAGCCTCCCGAAGCTGGCTCTGACGCTCCTTAGAGACACTGCAAGATGGTAAGCACGCAATTCAGTGTCATTTCCATCTTGAACGCACTTCATGCCAAGGATCTCgccctcttcctcaactTCTGGGTAGCCGAGCTGCTTTCTAGTCCTGGGGACAAAGACCTCATCACGAGTCAGGTGGCCGGTCGCAGCATGGTGCCGACCGTGAGAAATCCTCCAACTGTGGTAAGGAACAAGCAATGCAGAGTGCAAAACCCATCCAACAGCGTTGTTGATAGTCTTACTGGAAGAATAAGCCTGATGACCAGCTTCGTGGCTACGCGAGTATCCATCAGCGATGCACAGCGCAGAAAGGTTACACCGTGTTAACTTACGCGATAACCCAGATACCAGTACCAAAGAGACCAGTGGCAACCCAATAGGCACTCCATAGAGCAAACTTGGCGGCGTAGTAAGCGACAGGGGAAAGAGAGCTGCGTTTCGACAACAAGTCAGAGACAATATCTGGCTAGAAGAAGTGGCGAGCGAAAACATGGGAGTTCATACTCACAATCTGCCAAGGAAAGAGTCAATGTGGAAGGCACCGTATACAAGGGCCGCAATGATGACCGCGTCCTGGACAACGTAGAGGGAAGACCTCAAAGCGGAGCGCTTGTAGCAGTGAGCACTAGTGGCAAAATTGATACCCATTAGCGCCAAGCTCCAATGTTTTCctcaaaaaaaaaaaaatccAGATAGGATCAAGGTCGCCACTCAGAGTTACTCACGGAATAGCATCGAGAAGCTGCTTGATGGTAAAATTGGGTACGACGAATTGTTGACCCTGGGAAatttccttctcttcaGCTTCACGGAGGAGCTGGTCCTTCTCGGCCTGTCCTGCAGGGGGAGTGACCGCACGCTGTCGGAGAGTACTGGTCATTTTTGTAGGAGTGTGAAGTTGGCTGCAGTAAGCGCCGGGTACGGAAGAAAAGAGGGGTAAgggaagatggaaaggaaggatgaagaagaaagaggaatAGATGAGATGGGAATGATCGTGGAGCTGGGTGTTCTTGGGGAATTCGGATTGGATCGCGCAATGCCCAGTGCTCCGGCAATTGAACGGAATCAAATATTTAGCCCCCGAGAAATTTCTCCAAACCTCCCACTTTGCAGTCCGGGGGAGTCCGACTACCGCCGACCGGCGACGAACAAGAAACCAACAGCCAAGGCTTTCTATCTGTGCTGACAATTGCCAACGGGAGTGGCGGCAGAAAATAAAATGAAACAACGGTAAAAAGAAAAGTAAAGGAGCAACACAGCAGTACTGCTGGGCCCAAGTTTAGAGATATATTGCTATCCAATGGCAGTGGGGAGGAACAGATCATGACTGCAGAGTAACGCTTGTTGTAGGAGCtttaaaaaaaaaaagttCTCCCCGGTGCGAGTCGAACGCACGACTTTCAGATGTGATATTGTAACCAATTACAGTCTGACGCTCTAAACCACACTAAACTACGGAGAGTAATTGTTTCGATGATCGTGTTACACCTATCATATACATGCGGACGTTCTGGCGCGTAACACTGTTCCGATCAATGAAGCTTCAGTGTGTAGAAGAATGACCGCGATATGTTCGCTCACATTGCAGGTACTAATGCTGCAGAATTCGACAGCCATTTTATTTATAGTGTTTAGCCCAGTCTGTCTCTTTTTCTATAGTTTCTAGCTTCGTTTCCCTCCTGCACGGCTTGCATCTGCTGTATAACCTGCGTAAATATACCTGCTCGACCAATCCAGCCGACATGTCCTCCACCTCTGTCCGACGAATCCAAAAGGTACGCTCTTCTCGCGATCTAGCAGGTGCTGTTGAATAGACTTCACACGCGTGGTCTCGTCAAAACATTAATGGACCAGAAAATCACCTAACCCAACTGTACCAACTCGAGAGTACCTGCTCACATGTTGGGCAATTATCTTAGGAGCTTGCTGTCCTCATGTCGACCCCTCCTGCCAATATTACTGTTGTTCCAGATGAAGCCAATCTTCAGATGTGGAAAGTACGGATAACTGGTCCTGTAAGTTTTTACAAAAGCCTTTTTATGAATAATGCGAGGGGGGCTTGGAATTAACGTCTGAATCATCTGCAGCCCGGAACGCCATACGCAAAGGGTACATTTGCAGTTTCTGTGGAATTTACGAAAGAGTATCCTTTCAAACCGCCTGTGGTTAGTCTTATTCCTTCGTGCCTGTCTTCTTATTCACGACATCTCCACACATTCATCTCAACCAAGCTGACAGATTACTAATAGATCAAGTTTGAGACTAGAACATATCATCCCAACATAGATAGCGATGGCAAGTGGGTACTCATCAGACCCTCCGCGCCGAGGTCCATGCTCAAACTTGCTTCATGATATTAGCATCTGCATCGGTCTTCTCAAGACGGAACAATGGAAACCGGCTACGAAAATGGATTACGGTAAGCCCAAGTCATTGCCATGGTGGATTTAGATTGAAATCTCGAATCTGGCAGTTCTGAGAGAAATCTACAACCTTCTGGCAGAACCAAACCCAGACGACCCGCTTGTAACCTCCATAGTATGTATGATCATGAGTGATGGAAATACGGTATTGACATCAGAATGCAGGCAGAACAGTACCGGACAGATCGGAAGACATTTGATAAACGGGCGGCCGAATACGTGGCCAAGTACGCCTCGTAGGAAGCCAAATGGGGGTTAAATGAAATGGACAGAAGTTCTTGTAACAATATCCTCTAGTCATTGTCCGACTACGACCTATGCAGCACATTTAGCACACTGCTGATTTATTGCGAACTATTGAAGTGTTCAATAACGATTTTGAGGCAACAAGTCGATAGGCGGATGGACATCTGATCTGTTCTTAATTGAATCACAATGTGATTGGGTGTATTCTGAAGGTCTTATTCCAGCGCCAATACAACATATTATGCCCTTGGGTTCTCATGAAATACATCGGCATGAGAGTACCGACAAGCGTGAAAGAAACATCTCCAACCCCCAGACATCCTGGACGACTCGCTTAGGCGGACCTGTACAATTGTCAGAGAGCCTTTACACTGCCATCACGATACGTACCTGCGGGCCTTCTTGGCGGCCTTGACGGCGGCGTTGTgaaccttcttctcctcggCGTGCTTGGCAACAGCAGCGTTGTACTCGGCAACGGTCTCCTTCTGAGCCTCAgtcctcctcttcttgaGGGATCGGAGGTGTCGCTTCCTCTGGAGACGCAAGGGGGTGACAAGACGCTATTATGCTATTGTCAGCAAATCACTGCGCAAATTGCAAGTCGCGAAAGTTATTCACCTGGATCTTGGGCGCCTTAGTGGTAGTCTTGCCATTCTTCTTGGTAACCTCTCGTCGGACGACAAACTTGGTAACGTCATCCTCCTTGGACAAGTTGAAGAACTTGCGGATCTTGGTGGCACGCTTAGGACCAAGTCGCTTGGGGAGAACGACATCGGTAAGACCGGGGAGCTCATTGGCACCCTGCTTGACAATGGCGACGGCGAGGACACCAATGTCATTGCCGACAATGCAGCCACGGACAgacttcctcttcctctcaCCGTCACGACGGGCTCGGTAACAAGAGTGGCCGTCGGAAAGGAGGAGCCTGGTTCGGTGCTGGAGAAGGACACCTGAAATGTTATATTAGCGGACACTCGCCGCCATAAATTCCGTCCAAGACATACCCTGCTTCATGGGGAAACCCTGCTTGTCGTTACCGCCAGTGATACGGACGACGTAGCCGGCGAACTCCTCTCCGAGAGAGTCAATAGCGACCTCCTGGcccatcctcttctccatgAAGACTCGGCTGCAAACAAAAGTCAGCGGCCGTGCTTTGCCCGCCCATCCTCTCAGCATGCCCTTTGTCGTTTGCTCCTTCTAAATCGTCGTGCTACGGCATGGTCCCTGCTGTATACTCACGTCTTGCGCTCGTCCTCGAAGTCGATGAGCTTCTGGGCGCCGGTGGCGGGGTTGGAAAAGTTGACCTTCATGGTGTTTAAGGACGACTTGAAGTCTTTTTGAGGGAtggagagaaagaagatgagcaGAATGCAATCCTCAAGCAAATCCTAGCCGCGCCTGGAGATTCGTGCCACTCCCGGTGTTATGGCCCGGAGTTTGGGTCTTGAGGGAGGTAATCAAACTCCGGGAGGGAAACGCCGGGAGTGGCGGCAGCGAACGCGGGCAAGGATTCTTTTCGTTACTTGATTCTCTCTCTGCCTTCTCCTCGACCCTCAACAGTTTTCCAGCTTCACCACCCCTACCTTCTACTCACCCCCAACTCTCCTACTAAGCAAAAATGGGTCGGTAAGTACAGCGCGCACTCACACTGATACCCTCATGCTCATGCTCTTCAGTATGCACTCTAAGGGCAAGGGCATGTCTGCCTCCGCTCTCCCCTACCGACGCTCTCAGCCTTCTTGGTCCAAGGCCACCCCCGAGGAGGTCTGTGACCAGATCTTCAAGCTCGCCCGACGAGgtctttctccttcccaGATCGGCGTTATCCTCCGTGACTCCCAGGGTATTCCCCAAGTCAAGAGCGTTACCGGCAACAAGATTTTGAGGATCTTGAAGACCAACGGTAAGTCTTGCTTTGTGCTCTTGCAAGACGGTCAGCGCAGTGTGCTGGAGTGATTATGGGGTATGGGGAAAGGACTTGACTAACGTTTTCCAAGGTCTTGCCCCTTCTATCCCCGAGGACCTCTACCACCTCATCAAGAAGGCCGTCTCTGTCCGAAAGCACCTCGAGCGAAACAGGGGTGACAAGGATGCCAAGTTGTGGGTTAAAAATTTTTGTAATTCGCTCTTGTGATGCTGATGATCTTGCCCAGCCGAATGATTCTCATTGAGTCTCGAATCCACCGTCTCGCCCGATACTACATCAAGACCCAGCAGGTCCCCGCTACTTTCAAGTACGAGGCCGCTACTGCTTCTACCCTTGTCGCTTAAACGTAAAACAGGGCTGGCTGTGTTTGGGAGGGAAGGGATgcatcttctttctttcgTGTACGGATCGTCTTAATTCGCGGTTATGATGCTGGTGATAAGAGTCTGGGGAGTGACGTGACGACGTGGACAGAAAGGTGCTACAGCATCAACTTTCGGCAACAACAAATCCTTCGCAATAATGCAGCTGTCCAATTGATCTGACACCGCCATCGtcattttcttcttcgacTCAACACTCCCGATCTCATTGGTGGAAACTAATTGAAAGTTGGCCAAATCGAAGTTGTTAATATGCTGTTCACCGGCTGACAAGATGTCGTGAGATCTGACCAGCTCACATGAAGTACTAAACTATTGTCCGGAAAACAAGTCACAGCATCGTTTGTCGATACATAAGCAGCTCTAGTCACTAAAAGATTACGAAGAAAACTGACTTTAGCTTGCGTTTTATCATTTTAGGGCGCGGCAGAGTCATCTTCAAGGCCTATCTCCTTCAAACTTAGTCCTCTGTAGACCTGACTTAAGGTTTTTGTGTTGAAAGATTTCGTATCCGACCATGGTCGGCATGGGATCCCTCATAATCTTGTATCTTGTGGACTGCTAATCTCAGATTGGCCGTCGAATTCTGGGTTCGCTGTCGAGCTGGTAGTATGCGCGTCTCCAACACATATTGTACATACTTTTGCAATCCCTCCTGTTTGTCCTTTCGTCTTCTGCTCGCCCTAGTTCGGTTCCTGGAGCTCTTATTGGTGGCATGACCAAATTACATTTTTTTATCCGCTGGGCAACTTCATTCATACCTTCTATCATTGATCCCAACGTTTTCAGCATGTCCCCCCCTTTCACGGTCGCTGCAATCAATTGATCTTCATGGATGCTCTTCATGGGAGATGGAATTTGTGTAGTCCAATTGTCAGGCCAGTGAATACAGCAGCAGGCACTTCACAGCATGGAAGAATAGCTAGTGAGACGGGACAGTCTGGCAATGCTGTTGCTCATCGACCTCGAGTGGTCTGATTCGCTGCCCTCAAACGACGACATAGTTGAAATGGGAGTGTTGGGCACACTGAGGATGGCAACTCGGCTTACATATAGTCCATTGATCGGGCGCTTTAAAGTTTAGGGGAGCGCTCAAACTTGATATACTGCCTCCAACTAGACGAAAGGCGACTACAGCGACACTGTATTTTTCGATGCTAGGATGTGCATGTGTTCTCATCACGTTAAACACTGATCTTGTCATCAATCTGCTAGCGGGCTTGGGTTTAAATGATGAGAAGATGAGATAAATTTTGAGAGGAGTATCTCTTCAAGAGTGTATTTCATTGGCTTGCATAATGACGCAAGCT contains the following coding sequences:
- a CDS encoding Delta-12 fatty acid desaturase, putative (Similar to TIGR gene model, INSD accession AAW42920.1), which produces MTSTLRQRAVTPPAGQAEKDQLLREAEEKEISQGQQFVVPNFTIKQLLDAIPAHCYKRSALRSSLYVVQDAVIIAALVYGAFHIDSFLGRFSLSPVAYYAAKFALWSAYWVATGLFGTGIWVIAHEAGHQAYSSSKTINNAVGWVLHSALLVPYHSWRISHGRHHAATGHLTRDEVFVPRTRKQLGYPEVEEEGEILGMNVSKERQSQLREALEDSPIVVCYNLFLQQLFGWPMYLIRNASGQLHYPNMTNHFSPRSFIFKASQYWQIVWSDIGVVLVFAALAFWASQRGIKEVATIYGIPYLWVNHWLVFITFLQHTDPVLPHYSANKWTFPRGALATIDRDFLGPVGAYVFHGITETHVAHHISSKIPHYNAWEATEALKKFLGPAYHKSDENMFVSCYKSYRDCLFVEDGQDIVFYKNASGLAQRVPVEESGNISDSGIDMAESK
- a CDS encoding Hypothetical protein (Similar to TIGR gene model, INSD accession AAW42917.1; CND02770): MSTPPANITVVPDEANLQMWKVRITGPPGTPYAKGTFAVSVEFTKEYPFKPPVIKFETRTYHPNIDSDGNICIGLLKTEQWKPATKMDYVLREIYNLLAEPNPDDPLVTSIAEQYRTDRKTFDKRAAEYVAKYAS
- a CDS encoding 40s ribosomal protein s6-b, putative (Similar to TIGR gene model, INSD accession AAW42915.1), translated to MKVNFSNPATGAQKLIDFEDERKTRVFMEKRMGQEVAIDSLGEEFAGYVVRITGGNDKQGFPMKQGVLLQHRTRLLLSDGHSCYRARRDGERKRKSVRGCIVGNDIGVLAVAIVKQGANELPGLTDVVLPKRLGPKRATKIRKFFNLSKEDDVTKFVVRREVTKKNGKTTTKAPKIQRLVTPLRLQRKRHLRSLKKRRTEAQKETVAEYNAAVAKHAEEKKVHNAAVKAAKKARRSA
- a CDS encoding Protein component of the small (40S) ribosomal subunit, putative; Rps13p (Similar to TIGR gene model, INSD accession AAW42913.1) codes for the protein MHSKGKGMSASALPYRRSQPSWSKATPEEVCDQIFKLARRGLSPSQIGVILRDSQGIPQVKSVTGNKILRILKTNGLAPSIPEDLYHLIKKAVSVRKHLERNRGDKDAKFRMILIESRIHRLARYYIKTQQVPATFKYEAATASTLVA